A window of the Candidatus Polarisedimenticolia bacterium genome harbors these coding sequences:
- the ruvC gene encoding crossover junction endodeoxyribonuclease RuvC gives DEVAVENPFYHKNVHSLLQLGQARAAALLPAIRAGIPVFEYAPREIKQAVAGHGNAEKRQVARMVAMLLRESEPLSSLDSSDALAVAICHAHRSHGARRYLKTLA, from the coding sequence GACGAGGTGGCCGTCGAAAACCCCTTCTACCATAAGAACGTGCACAGTCTGCTTCAGCTGGGGCAGGCCCGCGCCGCGGCCCTGCTGCCGGCCATACGCGCCGGTATCCCCGTTTTCGAATACGCTCCTCGTGAGATCAAGCAGGCCGTCGCTGGTCATGGCAACGCCGAAAAGCGGCAGGTTGCCCGGATGGTGGCCATGCTGCTGCGCGAGTCCGAGCCCCTGTCCTCCCTCGATTCCAGCGATGCGCTCGCCGTGGCCATTTGCCATGCGCACCGCTCCCACGGCGCGAGGCGTTACCTGAAAACTCTGGCATGA
- a CDS encoding tetratricopeptide repeat protein: protein MKRVPSSRLWQALVAVAILGLGLFRRVPDKSFGILQNRVGRSNPVLLEPGIHWRIPIWEGIFIYPRKSIDFKDKFTVTSRDHVTVSLPCSLQYLPDEEHVLEAHRSSGHNAEEWVSRQVRESLERTAARAAGYQLLRKELPRKLAAPLEKSLEPLGLVRGSLKVGPGTVPPEVAAAYSAERLAAMRHPTGRKVAIIGLDGADWDFILPMIEKGQLPTFARLRAEGAYGRVRTNQPPLSPLLWTTVATGKSPDVHGINDFLVLDPKTGQMRPISSDFRKVKALWNIASDAGLSTEVVAWWATWPAEPIRGIMVSDRVSYSTFSFLDRAHPSQGETFPEGYLQEIRGSLRREEDISPADLAGMLPVSRGELSRALTPRARQGEEGEDPESLATLVRVVASTQNYRHVSLDLLHRKQPELFAVYFQGIDEVNHRYAHLAAPRRPEITPERFRKYSGVVAGFYRFQDQVLAEILQALSPDTVFIVLSDHGFFSGDQRPKDIPPFISEQPGLWHAPYGILVFGGQGVKPGPTPTATLYDIAPTVLDLLGLPAAEDLPGRSLTKSFDKEQRAEEKAPPIVSYEAYGAPRESEPGSDTSAGGSGAAVGEAMIETLRSLGYVGPAPTPSAAGTGTPAAATTALYHSNLAGILATKGDLEAAEEEYRKALESNPDTGSALMGLSRIQERKGRPDEALALLRRMVGKGLHYDKSTLVRMARLFQAAGREEDGLTYFQKLRSAMPDEPLLDTSMGVLYSALGRQQEAEKAFRSALSRDPLSLPAMEELFVFLDRNGRLESLIPDLQAALKREDDSLMHHNWLGLAYRRQGNLTGAEEELRRAMELGPDQAGIAANLGIVYLQLERIQDAVQVLEKALNRDPTSVEVRTNLLVALGRSANIERAAAVFEEGRKISPDVPGLYNAMAFAYQANGQAEKAVELLRQSLEMNPSQPEAVELLKSLDPVAAKRFAH, encoded by the coding sequence ATGAAGCGGGTGCCTTCGAGCAGGTTGTGGCAGGCCCTCGTTGCCGTGGCCATCCTCGGCCTGGGGCTGTTTCGCCGTGTTCCCGATAAGAGCTTCGGCATCCTGCAGAACAGGGTCGGGCGCTCCAACCCCGTCCTCCTGGAGCCGGGAATCCACTGGCGCATCCCGATCTGGGAAGGCATTTTCATCTATCCCAGGAAATCCATCGACTTCAAGGACAAGTTCACGGTCACCTCCCGGGATCACGTCACGGTTTCGCTTCCCTGCAGCCTGCAGTACCTGCCGGACGAGGAGCACGTTCTGGAGGCGCATCGAAGCTCGGGTCACAACGCGGAGGAATGGGTGAGCCGGCAGGTCCGCGAGTCGCTGGAGAGGACGGCAGCTCGCGCCGCGGGCTATCAGCTGCTTCGAAAGGAGCTCCCTCGCAAGCTGGCTGCCCCCCTGGAAAAGTCGCTGGAGCCCCTCGGGCTGGTGCGTGGCAGTCTGAAAGTGGGGCCTGGAACGGTTCCCCCCGAAGTCGCGGCCGCCTACAGCGCCGAGCGGCTCGCCGCCATGCGACATCCCACCGGCCGGAAGGTGGCGATCATCGGTTTGGATGGAGCCGACTGGGACTTCATCCTCCCCATGATCGAAAAAGGGCAGCTCCCAACGTTCGCCAGGCTGCGCGCCGAAGGGGCCTACGGCCGGGTGCGTACCAACCAGCCTCCGCTCTCGCCTTTGCTGTGGACGACGGTGGCGACCGGAAAGTCTCCCGATGTTCACGGCATCAATGATTTCCTGGTCCTCGATCCGAAGACCGGACAGATGCGCCCGATATCGAGCGACTTTCGGAAGGTGAAGGCGCTGTGGAACATCGCCTCTGATGCAGGACTTTCCACCGAGGTCGTCGCCTGGTGGGCGACCTGGCCCGCCGAGCCGATCCGCGGAATCATGGTGTCCGACAGGGTTTCATATTCGACCTTTTCCTTCCTGGATCGGGCACACCCAAGTCAGGGAGAGACTTTCCCTGAAGGCTACCTGCAGGAGATTCGCGGCTCCCTCCGCCGGGAGGAAGACATCTCGCCCGCCGACCTCGCGGGCATGCTTCCCGTTTCCCGGGGGGAGCTGAGCCGAGCGCTGACGCCCCGGGCCCGGCAAGGGGAGGAAGGGGAGGACCCCGAGTCGCTGGCCACGCTCGTGCGCGTCGTAGCCAGCACGCAGAATTACCGGCACGTCTCCCTCGATCTCCTGCACCGCAAGCAGCCGGAGCTGTTCGCCGTCTATTTCCAGGGAATCGACGAAGTCAATCACCGCTACGCCCATCTGGCCGCCCCCCGGCGCCCGGAAATCACCCCGGAACGGTTCAGGAAATACTCGGGCGTGGTTGCCGGCTTCTACCGATTCCAGGATCAGGTCCTTGCGGAGATCCTCCAGGCCCTGTCGCCCGACACGGTCTTCATCGTGCTGAGCGATCACGGTTTTTTTTCAGGCGATCAGCGCCCCAAGGACATCCCGCCCTTCATCTCGGAGCAGCCTGGCCTCTGGCACGCTCCCTATGGCATCCTCGTGTTCGGCGGACAGGGCGTCAAGCCGGGCCCCACGCCGACCGCCACGCTCTATGACATCGCTCCCACCGTACTGGATCTCCTGGGGTTGCCAGCGGCGGAGGATCTGCCGGGACGCAGCCTGACGAAATCCTTCGACAAGGAGCAGCGCGCAGAAGAAAAAGCGCCGCCCATCGTCTCTTACGAAGCCTACGGCGCTCCCCGCGAGAGCGAGCCTGGCTCCGATACATCGGCGGGCGGGAGCGGCGCGGCCGTCGGAGAAGCCATGATCGAGACGCTGCGCTCCCTGGGATACGTCGGACCGGCCCCGACGCCGTCCGCGGCGGGCACCGGCACGCCCGCTGCGGCCACGACCGCGCTGTACCACTCCAATCTTGCGGGGATTCTGGCGACCAAGGGCGATCTCGAGGCGGCCGAGGAGGAATATCGCAAGGCTCTGGAGAGCAATCCGGACACCGGCTCGGCATTGATGGGACTTTCGCGAATCCAGGAGCGCAAGGGAAGACCCGACGAAGCGCTGGCGCTCCTCCGCAGGATGGTGGGGAAAGGACTACATTACGACAAGTCGACCCTCGTCCGAATGGCGCGACTGTTCCAGGCGGCGGGGCGGGAAGAGGATGGGCTGACCTATTTCCAGAAACTGCGCTCGGCCATGCCCGATGAGCCTCTTCTGGACACCTCCATGGGGGTGCTATACTCCGCGCTGGGTCGGCAGCAGGAAGCCGAAAAGGCCTTCCGGAGCGCGCTGAGCCGTGATCCTCTCTCTCTTCCCGCGATGGAAGAGCTGTTCGTCTTCCTGGATCGCAACGGGAGACTCGAGTCGCTCATCCCTGATCTGCAGGCCGCCTTGAAGCGGGAGGACGACTCGCTGATGCACCACAATTGGCTGGGGCTCGCCTACCGCCGCCAAGGCAATCTCACCGGTGCGGAGGAGGAGCTTCGGCGAGCGATGGAGCTTGGCCCGGACCAGGCGGGCATCGCGGCGAACCTGGGAATCGTTTACCTGCAGCTTGAAAGGATCCAGGACGCCGTGCAGGTCCTGGAGAAAGCGTTGAACCGGGACCCGACGAGCGTGGAGGTCCGGACCAATCTGCTGGTGGCACTGGGCCGGAGCGCGAACATCGAGCGCGCGGCCGCGGTGTTCGAGGAAGGCAGGAAGATCTCGCCGGACGTTCCCGGTTTGTACAACGCCATGGCTTTCGCCTATCAGGCGAACGGCCAGGCGGAAAAGGCCGTCGAGCTTCTCCGCCAGTCCCTCGAGATGAACCCTTCACAGCCCGAGGCCGTGGAGCTCTTGAAGAGTCTCGACCCGGTAGCCGCCAAGCGCTTTGCCCACTGA
- the ruvB gene encoding Holliday junction branch migration DNA helicase RuvB: MSTKDTSRMVTGMGREEDRDLDRTLRPRTMKEYIGQTRMKENLQVFIRAARERREPLDHILVYGPPGLGKTTIAHVVAHEMGLPIKATSGPALEKSGDLVALLTSLEEGGILFIDEIHRLSPTLEEILYQAMEDFRLDITIGQGVGGRVVKLDLPPFTLLGASTRIGLLTAPLRDRFGIVHHLDFYSQEDLAEIVRRASAILRVEVEPGGADEIARRARGTPRIANRLLRRVRDFTQVDQEASVTQTLAERYLERLEVDRYGLDETDRRLLLTIHEKFDGGPVGLNTLAAAIGEETDTLEEIYEPYLLQIGFLDRTARGRRITRRARAHLKLAEPKGRPSPQAPLF; this comes from the coding sequence ATGTCCACGAAAGATACCTCCAGGATGGTGACCGGGATGGGTCGCGAGGAAGATCGCGACCTCGACCGGACCCTCCGACCGCGCACCATGAAGGAGTACATCGGGCAGACCCGGATGAAGGAGAACCTCCAGGTCTTCATCCGCGCGGCGCGCGAGAGGAGGGAGCCGCTGGATCACATTCTCGTCTACGGTCCGCCCGGTCTGGGCAAGACTACCATCGCCCATGTCGTCGCCCACGAGATGGGACTCCCCATCAAGGCCACCTCCGGGCCGGCCCTCGAGAAATCGGGAGATCTGGTTGCCCTTCTGACGAGCCTCGAGGAGGGGGGGATTCTGTTCATCGACGAGATTCATCGCCTGAGCCCGACTCTCGAGGAGATTCTTTATCAGGCGATGGAGGACTTTCGCCTCGACATCACTATCGGTCAGGGAGTCGGGGGAAGGGTAGTCAAGCTGGATCTTCCCCCTTTTACCCTGCTGGGAGCCTCCACTCGGATTGGCCTCCTGACCGCCCCGCTGCGAGATCGGTTCGGCATCGTTCACCACCTCGATTTCTACTCCCAGGAGGACCTGGCCGAGATCGTGCGCCGTGCCTCGGCAATCCTCAGGGTCGAGGTCGAGCCGGGAGGGGCCGATGAGATCGCCCGAAGGGCGAGAGGGACACCCCGGATCGCCAACCGCCTGCTCCGGCGGGTGAGGGATTTCACGCAAGTGGATCAGGAGGCCTCGGTCACCCAGACCCTGGCGGAGCGCTACCTGGAACGGCTGGAGGTCGACCGCTACGGACTGGACGAGACCGACCGGCGGCTGCTCCTCACGATCCATGAGAAATTCGACGGCGGTCCCGTGGGGCTCAACACTCTCGCCGCGGCGATCGGCGAGGAAACCGACACCCTGGAAGAAATCTACGAGCCCTATCTGCTCCAGATTGGCTTCCTGGATCGCACTGCCCGCGGGCGGCGCATTACGCGCCGGGCCCGCGCCCACCTCAAGCTGGCGGAGCCCAAGGGGAGACCCTCTCCTCAAGCCCCGCTCTTCTGA
- the ruvA gene encoding Holliday junction branch migration protein RuvA yields MIARLTGVLLEKSQERVVVDVHGVGYEIRVPLSTVSRLPETGATLELLIHTHVREDTLALYGFRTSLERSLFERMISVSGVGPKLALALLSGMTPAQLVDSILSGATTPLCSVPGVGRKTAERLVVDLRDKLGHLLAGHPEGSRERPAQPRGEDVELVADVHSALVNLGYSAREAERAVEDARKATPPGEAATVEMSFQGLLRRALRSAAAGR; encoded by the coding sequence ATGATCGCCCGGCTCACCGGCGTGCTCCTGGAAAAAAGCCAGGAGCGCGTCGTCGTCGATGTCCACGGCGTCGGTTACGAGATCCGCGTTCCACTGTCCACGGTTTCCCGCCTTCCCGAGACGGGCGCGACGCTGGAGCTGCTGATCCATACGCACGTCCGTGAAGATACTTTGGCCCTGTACGGGTTCCGGACCTCCCTGGAGCGCAGCCTCTTCGAACGGATGATATCGGTCAGCGGGGTGGGTCCCAAGCTCGCCCTCGCCCTGCTCTCGGGGATGACTCCGGCCCAGCTGGTCGACTCGATTCTGTCGGGAGCCACAACACCTCTTTGCAGCGTGCCCGGGGTGGGACGCAAGACAGCTGAGAGGCTGGTGGTGGATTTGCGAGACAAGCTCGGACACCTGCTCGCGGGGCATCCCGAGGGCTCGCGCGAGCGCCCCGCCCAGCCTCGGGGAGAGGACGTCGAGCTGGTGGCGGATGTCCATTCGGCCCTGGTGAACCTGGGATACAGCGCCCGCGAAGCGGAACGGGCGGTTGAAGATGCCCGAAAAGCGACCCCGCCGGGCGAAGCTGCGACGGTCGAAATGTCGTTCCAGGGCCTGCTGCGGCGGGCACTCAGGTCTGCGGCTGCGGGAAGGTAA